Genomic segment of Planctomycetaceae bacterium:
CTGCGGATCAGAGCATCGAAACAACATAAAGGAAACGTCCGCGCAGGATTCGTTGGCGCGAAACCTGCCGCATCGAACGGGAATAGATCCGGTCTGCCGGTTTCGCGTCGACCGGATGCCGTTTTCCGAAATCAGTGATCAACAGGAACCGGAATGGATTCCGCTTCGACATTGCAGCAGGTTCTGGAATCCAATGGATTTCAGGGACTGTCACCACAACTGAAGGTCGCTCTGTTTCTGGGCGGCATGGCGCTGATTTCGTCGGCGCTGGTGACCATGACGGCGTTTACGCGCATTGTCATCGTGCTGTCGTTCGTGCGCCGTGCTATTGCGACTCAGGAAATTCCGCCGACGCAGGTCATTCTGGGACTGTCACTGTTTCTGACGCTGTTCGTGATGGGACCGACGATGTCGCAGATTGAACAGGATGCGATCCGGCCCTATCTGGAAGATCGCATCACCGGCGACGCGGCCTTCGAAAACGGTTCCGCGGCTCTGCAGCAGTTCATGCTGAGGCAAACCCGCAAAGCCGACATCGCGCTGTTTGCCAGCATGGCACAGATCGAATCCATCTCCACGCCTCAGGACACGCCCATTCGAGTCCTGATTCCCGCGTATGTCATCAGTGAACTGAAAACCGCGTTCATCATGGGGTTCTGTCTGTACCTGCCGTTCATGCTGATCGACCTGGTCGTGTCCGTGATTCTGATGTCGCTCGGAATGATGATGATGCCGCCGATGGTGATATCCACGCCGTTCAAGATCCTGTTGTTTGTCATGGTCGACGGCTGGCAGTTGATCGCCAAAGTGCTGAGCATGAGTTTTCACTGACGCCCGGCTAAGAACCCCTGACAAAACCTCCAAGGCCGCAGGTTTTGTTAGGGGTTCTAAGTCCGGTGACAGGGTCCCGCCGGTTCCGCACTGAGTCTGATTCCCGTTCATTCGTTTGATTGTCTGACTTTCATCGTTGGCTTCTGCCCGCATGGCTGAATCGAAACCACTGCCGAAGACAAACTGGCTGCAGCAGAGCGAGACTCTGTTGTCAGGAGGGATGCTTGTCGGCCTGGTGGTCATGCTGGTTCCGCTGCCGCCGTGGCTGCTGGATGTGCTGCTGGCCGGCAATCTGGGAACGACGACGCTGCTGCTGCTGGTGACTCTGGGAACGAAAAAAGCTCTGGAGCTGAGCGTCTTTCCGTCGCTGCTGCTGTTGCTGACGCTGTACCGTCTGTCGCTGAACGTTGCCACAACGCGACTGATTCTGCTGGACGGCAATGCCGGGCATATCGTGACAGCGTTCGGAAACTACGTTGTCGGCGGACAACTGGTGGTCGGCCTGGTGATCTTTCTGATTCTGGTCACGATTCAGTTCATGGTGATCACCAAGGGTGCCAGCCGCGTTTCGGAAGTCGCCGCAAGGTTTACTCTGGACGCGATGCCCGGCAAGCAGATGGCCATCGACGCCGAACTGAATTCCGGTCAGATCGACGGCCGCGAAGCTCGCCGTCGCCGCGATGAATTGTCGCAGGAGACTGAGTTCTACGGAGCGATGGACGGTGCCAGCAAGTTCGTTCGCGGTGACGCCGTGGCCGGCCTGATTATCACGGCCGTCAACCTGATCGGCGGTGTAATCATCGGCGTCGGCAACGGCCTGTCGTTTCTGGAATCGATCAAGACGTATTCGATC
This window contains:
- the fliP gene encoding flagellar type III secretion system pore protein FliP (The bacterial flagellar biogenesis protein FliP forms a type III secretion system (T3SS)-type pore required for flagellar assembly.) — its product is MDSASTLQQVLESNGFQGLSPQLKVALFLGGMALISSALVTMTAFTRIVIVLSFVRRAIATQEIPPTQVILGLSLFLTLFVMGPTMSQIEQDAIRPYLEDRITGDAAFENGSAALQQFMLRQTRKADIALFASMAQIESISTPQDTPIRVLIPAYVISELKTAFIMGFCLYLPFMLIDLVVSVILMSLGMMMMPPMVISTPFKILLFVMVDGWQLIAKVLSMSFH